One region of Pyramidobacter sp. YE332 genomic DNA includes:
- a CDS encoding AMP-binding protein has translation MAEKLRLEDVIAAHWSAPRQMAWYEGEWWTAERVFRLVGENVKRLQAAGFGAGDRIVTMLPNSPSFLALCMAAWEMRGSVTPLNALAGPQALGALIEHSMPAVIVADPALKGHAEGLKGLPFPLVFLEATGPLPEFRAVPSLKSSEDCCSIFYTSGTTGTPKGVPLTHMNILTCLDQALKQVLPDIGEQTMLNVLPNFHTLGCVVSGFMPLFVGIPQVIRNSFLPVEGTMRAIDEGDATLLVTVPTLLHFLCGAAVKTGWKPRRVKYVVSGGDRLVPSLRGRIAQLLGGKPIEGYGLTECSPILAAQATGGSPEGSVGPLLEGIEYQLRDIDGSPATGDEGVLWVKGPNVASGYFNAPQITAEKFQDGWFNTGDMVRVDEKRNVFIQERVSDLIIVGGFNVYPQEVEAVLNANPKVRESAAVGVSRSVTGQIVRAFVILKEGVTCSSSELTEWCRERLPHYKVPRSIKLVTDLPRNALGKILRRKLREESQNSGDD, from the coding sequence ATGGCAGAGAAATTGAGACTGGAAGACGTTATTGCGGCTCACTGGTCGGCGCCTCGGCAGATGGCATGGTACGAAGGCGAATGGTGGACCGCGGAGCGCGTGTTCCGTCTTGTGGGGGAAAACGTAAAGCGGCTGCAGGCCGCCGGTTTCGGCGCCGGAGACCGCATCGTGACGATGCTGCCCAACAGTCCGTCGTTTCTGGCGCTGTGCATGGCTGCCTGGGAAATGCGCGGTTCAGTGACCCCGCTCAACGCCCTGGCCGGACCTCAGGCGCTCGGCGCGCTGATCGAGCATTCCATGCCGGCGGTGATCGTTGCCGATCCGGCGTTGAAGGGACATGCCGAGGGGCTCAAAGGGCTGCCGTTCCCGCTCGTGTTTCTCGAAGCCACGGGCCCGCTGCCCGAGTTCAGAGCCGTGCCTTCGCTCAAATCCAGCGAAGACTGCTGCTCGATCTTCTATACCTCCGGCACGACGGGCACGCCCAAGGGCGTGCCGCTCACTCACATGAACATCCTCACCTGCCTGGATCAGGCGCTGAAACAGGTGCTTCCCGACATCGGCGAACAGACCATGCTCAACGTGCTGCCCAACTTTCACACGCTCGGCTGCGTCGTTTCCGGTTTCATGCCCCTGTTTGTCGGCATTCCTCAGGTGATCCGCAACAGCTTCCTGCCCGTCGAAGGCACCATGCGCGCCATCGACGAAGGCGACGCTACATTGCTGGTGACGGTGCCCACGCTGCTGCACTTCCTTTGCGGCGCCGCCGTCAAGACCGGCTGGAAGCCCCGCCGCGTCAAATACGTGGTCTCCGGCGGCGACCGCCTCGTGCCCTCGCTGCGCGGCCGCATCGCTCAGCTTCTCGGCGGCAAGCCCATCGAGGGGTACGGCCTGACCGAGTGCTCGCCGATCCTCGCAGCGCAGGCGACGGGTGGTTCTCCCGAAGGTTCCGTGGGTCCGCTGCTCGAAGGCATCGAATACCAGCTGCGCGACATCGACGGCTCCCCCGCGACTGGCGACGAAGGCGTGCTCTGGGTCAAAGGCCCCAACGTGGCGTCGGGATACTTCAACGCCCCCCAGATCACGGCCGAGAAATTTCAAGACGGCTGGTTCAACACCGGCGACATGGTGCGCGTCGACGAGAAGCGCAACGTCTTCATCCAGGAACGCGTCAGCGACCTTATCATCGTCGGCGGCTTCAACGTCTACCCGCAGGAAGTCGAAGCCGTGCTCAACGCCAATCCCAAAGTCAGAGAATCGGCCGCCGTCGGCGTGTCGCGCTCGGTTACGGGACAGATCGTGCGCGCCTTCGTCATCCTCAAGGAGGGCGTCACCTGCTCGTCTTCCGAGCTGACGGAATGGTGCCGCGAGCGCCTGCCTCACTACAAAGTGCCGCGCAGCATCAAGCTGGTCACCGATCTGCCCCGCAACGCTCTCGGCAAAATCCTGCGCCGCAAGCTGCGCGAAGAATCCCAGAACAGCGGTGACGACTAG
- the asnS gene encoding asparagine--tRNA ligase: MAAPWVYVKDLKEHVGESVCVKGWMYNKRSSGKIHFLQLRDGSGTVQGVVVKGEVPDGQFDAAKGLWLEASLEVAGVVRADGRAPSGVELTVTDLKILQNPSEEYPIGKKDHGIDFLLDQRHLWLRSSRQNALMKIRNEIIWSWRCFFHDRGFMLMDSPILTGSIGEGSDGLFELDYFDQKAYLAQTGQLYAEAAAMAFGKVYCFGPTFRAEKSKTRRHLTEFWMLEPEMAFYDNKMNMQLQEDLVADTVKNVLARCGKELAALERDVEPLEKVVAGPFYHLDYRDAVKKLNELGSDIEFGDDLGADDETVLTRQYDRPVFVENYPRDAKAFYMKANPEDNGETVVCSDLLAPEGYGEIIGGSQREDDYDTLVARMKELKMDPAAYDWYLDLRKFGSVPHSGFGIGLERTITWICGLPHIREVIPFPRTIYRLKP; this comes from the coding sequence ATGGCAGCACCATGGGTATACGTCAAAGATCTGAAAGAGCACGTGGGCGAGAGCGTCTGCGTGAAAGGCTGGATGTACAACAAACGCAGTTCGGGAAAGATCCACTTCCTCCAGCTCCGCGACGGCTCGGGAACCGTTCAGGGCGTGGTGGTCAAAGGCGAAGTCCCCGACGGACAGTTCGACGCCGCCAAGGGGCTCTGGCTCGAGGCCAGCCTCGAAGTCGCCGGCGTCGTCCGCGCGGACGGCCGCGCCCCTTCCGGCGTGGAGCTGACCGTGACGGATCTGAAAATCCTTCAGAACCCCAGCGAAGAGTACCCCATCGGCAAGAAGGACCACGGCATCGACTTCCTGCTCGATCAGCGCCATCTCTGGCTGCGCTCCAGCCGTCAGAACGCGCTGATGAAGATCCGCAACGAGATCATCTGGAGCTGGCGCTGCTTCTTCCACGACCGCGGCTTCATGCTCATGGACAGCCCCATCCTCACCGGCTCCATCGGCGAAGGATCCGACGGCCTGTTCGAGCTCGACTACTTCGACCAGAAAGCCTATCTGGCCCAGACCGGCCAGCTCTACGCCGAAGCGGCGGCCATGGCCTTCGGCAAAGTTTACTGCTTCGGCCCCACCTTCCGCGCCGAAAAATCGAAGACCCGCCGCCACCTCACCGAGTTCTGGATGCTCGAGCCGGAAATGGCGTTCTACGACAACAAGATGAACATGCAGCTTCAGGAAGACCTGGTCGCCGACACGGTGAAGAACGTCCTCGCCCGCTGCGGGAAGGAACTGGCCGCGCTCGAACGCGACGTCGAGCCGCTCGAGAAAGTCGTCGCCGGCCCGTTCTACCACCTCGACTACCGCGACGCCGTCAAGAAACTCAACGAACTGGGCAGCGACATCGAATTCGGCGACGACCTCGGCGCCGACGACGAGACCGTCCTCACCCGGCAGTACGACCGCCCCGTCTTCGTCGAGAACTACCCCAGAGACGCCAAGGCGTTTTACATGAAAGCCAACCCCGAAGACAACGGCGAGACCGTGGTCTGCTCCGACCTGCTCGCGCCCGAAGGCTACGGCGAGATCATCGGCGGTTCGCAGCGCGAAGACGATTACGACACACTCGTCGCCCGCATGAAAGAGCTGAAGATGGACCCCGCCGCCTACGACTGGTACCTCGACCTGCGCAAGTTCGGCTCCGTGCCCCACAGCGGCTTCGGCATCGGCCTCGAACGCACCATCACCTGGATCTGCGGCCTGCCCCACATCCGCGAAGTCATCCCCTTCCCCAGAACCATCTACCGCCTCAAGCCGTAA
- a CDS encoding substrate-binding domain-containing protein: MKKLFLAAAAAAVLAGAAGAAEMTQSGKGMTVWFDAGGSVGEPYATTVVNGAKQAAVDLGVELKIVYSDWNPEKMLENFKTGLAANPTGFVVMGHPGDDAYEPLIDEAFAKGMIVTCVDTALPRLQGKYQARGFGYIGTDNWRQGAEMAREILRRGGAKQGDRAFVWGLKRLEGRGRRARALLEEFEKAGLTVDYLEISDEINKDAALGAPVLAGYLASHPDCRAIVVDHGGLTGQLGNFLQAAGVKPGEIYATGFSLTPATVSGIERGYVSLTSEAQPYLMGYLSVLQIVSTAKYKFGGLNVDTGGGYVSQDNIATVAPLANAGIR, encoded by the coding sequence ATGAAAAAACTGTTTCTGGCGGCTGCCGCCGCCGCGGTGCTTGCCGGTGCGGCCGGCGCGGCGGAGATGACGCAGAGCGGCAAGGGCATGACGGTGTGGTTCGACGCGGGCGGCTCGGTCGGCGAGCCGTACGCGACGACTGTGGTCAACGGCGCCAAGCAGGCGGCCGTCGATCTGGGCGTCGAGCTCAAGATCGTCTATTCGGACTGGAACCCGGAAAAGATGCTCGAAAACTTCAAGACCGGCCTGGCTGCCAATCCCACCGGATTCGTGGTGATGGGACATCCCGGCGACGATGCCTACGAGCCGCTGATCGACGAGGCGTTCGCCAAGGGCATGATCGTTACCTGCGTGGACACGGCGCTGCCACGTCTGCAGGGCAAGTATCAGGCGCGTGGCTTCGGCTACATCGGCACGGACAACTGGCGTCAGGGCGCCGAGATGGCGCGCGAGATCCTGCGCCGCGGCGGCGCCAAGCAGGGCGATCGCGCCTTCGTGTGGGGGCTGAAGCGTCTCGAAGGCCGCGGCCGCCGCGCTCGCGCGTTGCTGGAAGAGTTCGAAAAAGCCGGGCTGACCGTGGACTACCTCGAAATCTCCGACGAGATCAACAAGGACGCGGCCCTCGGCGCGCCGGTACTGGCGGGCTATCTGGCTTCGCATCCCGACTGCAGGGCGATCGTCGTCGATCACGGCGGACTGACGGGACAGCTGGGCAACTTCCTGCAGGCGGCGGGCGTCAAGCCGGGCGAGATCTACGCCACGGGATTCAGCCTCACTCCGGCAACGGTCAGTGGCATCGAGCGCGGCTACGTGAGTCTGACTTCCGAAGCGCAGCCCTATCTGATGGGTTACCTGTCGGTGCTGCAGATCGTCAGCACGGCCAAGTACAAGTTCGGCGGTCTGAACGTGGACACGGGCGGCGGCTACGTCTCGCAGGACAACATCGCGACGGTCGCGCCGCTGGCGAACGCCGGCATCCGATAA
- a CDS encoding ATP-binding cassette domain-containing protein — protein MASSYAVELRGLWKSFGAVSALRGVDLELKKGEILALLGDNGAGKSTLIKILAGVHRPDRGEMIVDGRPVDFRAYSVSQARAMGIETVYQERSLGERQPLWRNVFAGRPLKNRLGFIDARREKAETMKLLSDVLGLKGAGLHADASVLTLSGGERQGLAIARAMYFDASIIVLDEPTTALAVSEVEKVLQFVARIRAAGKSCIFISHELPHVYRAADRFAVLERGRIAVVLDKSAVSLDGLMRRLMAGGEGDELA, from the coding sequence ATGGCGTCATCATACGCGGTGGAGCTGCGCGGGCTGTGGAAGTCCTTCGGCGCGGTGTCGGCGCTGCGCGGCGTCGATCTGGAGCTGAAAAAGGGCGAGATTTTGGCGCTGCTGGGCGACAACGGCGCGGGCAAATCGACGTTGATCAAAATTCTGGCCGGAGTCCATCGTCCGGACCGCGGCGAGATGATCGTGGACGGGCGGCCGGTCGATTTCCGCGCATATTCGGTGTCGCAGGCACGGGCGATGGGGATCGAGACAGTCTATCAGGAACGGTCGCTGGGGGAGCGTCAGCCGCTGTGGCGCAACGTCTTCGCGGGACGGCCGCTGAAGAATCGGCTGGGCTTCATCGACGCGCGGCGCGAGAAGGCGGAGACGATGAAGCTGCTGTCGGACGTTCTTGGCCTGAAGGGCGCGGGGCTGCACGCCGACGCCAGCGTCCTTACGCTTTCCGGCGGCGAGCGGCAGGGGCTGGCCATCGCGCGGGCCATGTACTTCGACGCTTCGATCATCGTTCTCGACGAGCCGACCACGGCGCTGGCCGTCTCGGAGGTGGAGAAGGTGCTCCAGTTCGTGGCGCGCATCCGCGCCGCGGGCAAAAGCTGCATCTTCATCAGCCACGAGCTGCCGCACGTTTACCGTGCCGCCGACCGCTTCGCGGTGCTGGAGCGCGGGCGAATCGCCGTCGTGCTGGATAAATCCGCAGTATCGCTGGACGGGCTGATGCGCCGTCTGATGGCGGGAGGCGAAGGCGATGAACTGGCGTAA
- a CDS encoding ABC transporter permease has product MNWRNYRRQMLVTLLLLVLWGAFALASPVSFGSARLYRSFMSTIPVTTVLTLGMTLLIVAGEMDMSFPSVSAAAAFVFAWAYAKAGIDPWAAFVAALAAGALMGWLNGLLVVVVGVPSIIATIGAQFLWRGLALLLSDGVAIPLAQVRGTALHQVFAGRLGAWGVPAQALWAVGAAVCLGLLLNRRPFGEALLFIGDNRKTAEMMGIRVPRVRVGAFVLMGFLAAFAGMLATLELNNWWPTQGDGYMLLVFAAVFVGGTSAYGGQGTVYGSFIGSVVIGIIEAGIVSAGLTGLWTRFVHGMVIILSLSGYALFARRR; this is encoded by the coding sequence ATGAACTGGCGTAATTACCGTCGCCAGATGCTGGTGACGCTGCTTTTGCTGGTGCTGTGGGGCGCGTTCGCTCTCGCCAGCCCGGTTTCGTTTGGCAGCGCGCGGCTGTATCGTTCCTTTATGTCCACCATTCCCGTGACGACGGTTCTAACGCTGGGCATGACGCTGCTGATCGTGGCGGGCGAGATGGACATGAGTTTTCCGTCTGTGTCGGCGGCCGCGGCCTTCGTCTTCGCCTGGGCCTACGCGAAGGCGGGGATCGATCCGTGGGCGGCGTTCGTCGCCGCGCTGGCGGCGGGCGCTCTGATGGGCTGGCTCAACGGTCTGCTGGTCGTCGTCGTGGGCGTGCCGTCGATCATCGCTACGATCGGTGCGCAGTTTTTGTGGCGCGGTCTGGCACTGCTGCTTTCCGACGGCGTGGCGATCCCGCTGGCGCAAGTGCGCGGTACGGCGCTGCATCAAGTTTTCGCGGGCCGTCTGGGCGCGTGGGGAGTTCCCGCTCAGGCGCTCTGGGCGGTGGGGGCGGCCGTCTGTCTGGGGCTGTTGTTGAACCGCCGCCCGTTCGGCGAGGCGCTGTTGTTCATCGGCGACAACCGCAAGACGGCGGAGATGATGGGTATCCGCGTGCCGCGCGTGCGCGTCGGCGCGTTCGTGCTGATGGGTTTTCTGGCGGCTTTCGCCGGGATGCTGGCGACGCTGGAACTGAACAACTGGTGGCCGACGCAGGGCGACGGCTATATGCTGTTGGTCTTTGCGGCCGTCTTCGTGGGCGGCACGTCGGCCTACGGCGGACAGGGAACGGTCTACGGCTCGTTCATTGGCTCCGTCGTCATCGGCATCATTGAAGCCGGCATCGTCAGCGCCGGGCTGACGGGCCTCTGGACGCGGTTTGTCCACGGGATGGTGATCATCCTTTCCCTGTCGGGCTACGCGCTGTTCGCCCGCCGCCGCTGA
- a CDS encoding VOC family protein — protein MEAILGNVMVDCGDETELQNFYAELLGWEKCALFGCPAVRSSGGVVFLFIEEEDYAPPVWPEEKGKQQKQMHFDFQVEDLPEAVKRAEALGAVKAAAQFGGERFVTMIDPAGHPFCLCRK, from the coding sequence ATGGAAGCGATTCTCGGCAACGTGATGGTCGACTGCGGCGACGAAACGGAACTGCAAAATTTTTACGCCGAGCTGCTGGGCTGGGAAAAGTGTGCGCTGTTTGGCTGCCCGGCGGTCAGAAGCTCGGGCGGCGTCGTCTTCCTGTTCATCGAGGAAGAAGATTACGCGCCGCCCGTGTGGCCGGAGGAAAAAGGGAAACAGCAGAAGCAGATGCACTTCGACTTTCAGGTGGAGGATCTGCCGGAGGCGGTGAAAAGAGCCGAAGCGCTGGGCGCGGTCAAAGCCGCGGCGCAGTTCGGCGGCGAACGGTTCGTGACCATGATCGACCCGGCCGGGCACCCGTTCTGCCTGTGCCGGAAGTGA
- a CDS encoding DMT family transporter, whose protein sequence is MNSMKWLMAGAMLIFGSIGLFARRVPLSSAQLSLWRAAVGGLCLLAAAVTVGNGLSWKRIRANARYLLTAGAFIGMNLILFFEAFRWTSIATGTVCYYLAPVFMLCLAPWLLREKLEKRTVVCVFVSLCGLACVAGGSGGAGRNDLLGVACGVGAAVFYACAVMANKFLRGVTPYESTAAELLLAAAFLAPYVLVEGGPPLASLDGAGWSCLAALCLIHTGLAYLMYFTALRRLPAQTTAALSYIDPLSAVLMSWLLLGESITPLQLAGGALILGATFLNEMKKD, encoded by the coding sequence ATGAACTCGATGAAATGGCTCATGGCCGGGGCGATGCTGATCTTCGGCTCGATCGGCCTGTTCGCGCGCCGCGTTCCGCTTTCATCGGCGCAGCTCTCGCTGTGGCGCGCCGCCGTCGGCGGCCTTTGCCTGCTCGCCGCGGCCGTGACGGTGGGCAATGGACTCTCGTGGAAGAGGATCCGTGCCAACGCCCGATATTTGCTCACGGCCGGAGCTTTTATAGGCATGAACTTGATTTTGTTCTTCGAGGCTTTCCGCTGGACGTCGATCGCCACGGGCACGGTCTGTTATTATCTGGCTCCCGTGTTCATGCTCTGTCTTGCGCCGTGGCTGCTGCGCGAAAAGCTGGAAAAGCGTACGGTCGTCTGCGTCTTCGTCTCGCTGTGCGGCCTGGCCTGCGTCGCGGGCGGCAGCGGCGGCGCGGGGAGAAACGACCTGCTCGGCGTCGCCTGCGGCGTCGGCGCGGCCGTCTTCTACGCCTGCGCGGTCATGGCCAACAAGTTCCTGCGCGGCGTCACGCCGTACGAGTCCACCGCCGCCGAGCTGCTGCTCGCGGCGGCTTTTCTCGCCCCCTACGTGCTCGTCGAAGGGGGCCCCCCGCTGGCCAGCCTGGACGGCGCGGGCTGGTCCTGCCTGGCGGCGCTGTGCCTGATCCACACCGGGCTGGCCTATCTGATGTACTTCACGGCGCTGCGCCGCCTGCCCGCCCAGACCACGGCGGCGCTGAGCTATATCGACCCGCTCTCGGCGGTCCTCATGAGCTGGCTGCTCCTCGGCGAATCGATAACGCCGCTGCAGCTCGCCGGCGGCGCCCTGATCCTCGGCGCGACGTTCCTGAACGAAATGAAAAAGGATTGA
- a CDS encoding amidohydrolase produces the protein MKTPDFKTRAEELESAVVAWRRHLHAFPELSFDEVKTSDYIAAALSEMGCENVAVGTRGRPTGVIADIAGALPGRRVALRADIDALPVAEETGLPFSSQRPGVMHACGHDGHMAMLLGAARMLCEARTQLRGSVRLIFQPSEESANFVQGARAVVEDGRALDGVDAIFGAHLWSPLPSGVLGWRAGPMMACSDSWTVKLRGQGGHGASPHQTHDPTVAAAQLICALQTFVSRELDPQKSAVLSTGVMKAGGAFNVIPSEAELIGTARSFEPQISRDCEAFIRRMAENIGAAFRCTAELDYRRNLPPTVNDAEMARLGAETGRGIFGADMVREVPPTMGGEDFSFYLEKIPGAFFFIGCGDAAKGSDWPHHHCKFTIDESQLCKGAAFEAACAWAFLNQ, from the coding sequence ATGAAAACGCCTGACTTCAAAACCCGCGCCGAAGAACTTGAAAGTGCCGTCGTCGCCTGGCGGCGGCATCTTCATGCTTTTCCCGAGCTCTCCTTCGACGAAGTGAAGACCAGCGATTACATCGCCGCGGCGCTGTCGGAGATGGGCTGCGAGAACGTCGCCGTCGGCACGCGCGGACGGCCCACCGGCGTGATCGCCGACATTGCGGGCGCGCTTCCCGGGCGGCGGGTTGCCCTGCGCGCCGACATCGACGCGCTGCCGGTCGCGGAGGAGACGGGACTGCCGTTTTCCTCGCAGCGCCCCGGCGTCATGCACGCCTGCGGGCACGACGGCCACATGGCCATGCTGCTGGGGGCGGCGCGGATGCTCTGCGAAGCGAGGACCCAGCTGCGCGGCTCGGTGCGGCTGATCTTCCAGCCCTCGGAAGAATCGGCCAATTTCGTGCAGGGTGCGCGGGCCGTAGTGGAAGACGGGCGCGCGCTCGACGGAGTGGACGCGATCTTCGGCGCGCACCTGTGGAGCCCGCTGCCGTCGGGCGTGCTGGGCTGGCGCGCCGGGCCGATGATGGCCTGTTCCGACTCGTGGACGGTGAAGCTGCGCGGACAAGGCGGGCACGGCGCCTCGCCCCATCAGACGCACGACCCGACCGTGGCGGCGGCGCAGCTGATCTGCGCGCTGCAAACGTTCGTCAGCCGCGAGCTCGACCCGCAAAAGAGCGCCGTGCTCTCCACCGGCGTCATGAAAGCCGGCGGCGCGTTCAACGTCATCCCTTCGGAAGCGGAGCTGATCGGCACGGCCCGATCCTTCGAGCCGCAGATCAGCCGCGACTGCGAGGCGTTCATCCGCCGCATGGCCGAGAACATCGGCGCGGCCTTCCGCTGCACGGCCGAGCTGGATTACCGCCGCAACCTGCCGCCCACCGTCAACGACGCGGAAATGGCGCGGCTGGGAGCGGAGACCGGCCGCGGGATCTTCGGCGCCGACATGGTGCGCGAAGTGCCGCCGACCATGGGCGGCGAGGATTTCAGTTTCTACCTCGAAAAAATCCCCGGCGCGTTCTTCTTCATCGGCTGCGGCGACGCCGCCAAAGGCTCCGACTGGCCGCACCATCACTGCAAGTTCACCATCGACGAATCTCAACTCTGCAAAGGCGCGGCCTTCGAAGCCGCCTGCGCCTGGGCGTTCCTCAATCAATAG
- a CDS encoding TIGR00366 family protein, whose amino-acid sequence MMETAQKRWYEKLPHPYILLFLIVVAVAILTYFLPPGVYDRVVVNGRKVVDPTTYHAVDPTPVTLMQFLTAIPRGIVNAGIVVVITFISGAMFKVLQSTGAIEHGVGYAVKRIGVGNYRKLIWIVMLIFGFLGATVGFENNIAVTPIAVFVALALGGDVMVGAGMAIAGIGIGFATSPINPYTVGTAHAIAQLPIYSGIAFRSLYCLCAIILTGFHVTSYMDRIRRDPSKSLVPDADTSGLTLTKPIEEYELTARDKAVLSVFVAGMAFTIFGVLRWKWYLNEMAGLFLLIGIVGAFVGGIRPNRMVELMIEGAKSVAGGALAIGVALAIQVVMKDGNITDAVIHGLVAPLQGLGIYASAVLMSVAHCLINFLIPSGSGQALATMPVMIPLSDLVGMTRQVSVMAFQIGDGVTNLCYPTGGGMLAMLALTRVPFDRWFRFVFPLVVKVVLLGWVFMCVGIAIGWN is encoded by the coding sequence ATGATGGAAACTGCACAGAAGCGCTGGTATGAAAAACTGCCCCATCCTTATATCCTGCTGTTCCTGATCGTCGTCGCGGTAGCGATCCTGACGTATTTCCTGCCGCCGGGAGTGTACGACCGCGTCGTCGTGAACGGACGCAAAGTCGTCGATCCCACCACGTATCACGCGGTCGATCCCACGCCGGTGACGCTGATGCAGTTCCTCACGGCCATTCCTCGCGGCATCGTCAACGCCGGCATCGTCGTGGTCATCACGTTCATCTCCGGAGCGATGTTCAAAGTGCTGCAGAGCACGGGCGCCATCGAGCACGGCGTCGGCTACGCGGTGAAGCGGATCGGCGTCGGCAACTACAGGAAGCTGATCTGGATCGTCATGTTGATCTTCGGCTTCCTCGGCGCGACCGTCGGCTTCGAGAACAACATCGCCGTCACGCCCATCGCCGTGTTCGTGGCGCTGGCGCTCGGCGGCGACGTGATGGTCGGCGCGGGCATGGCCATCGCCGGCATCGGCATCGGCTTCGCCACGTCGCCGATCAATCCCTACACGGTCGGCACGGCTCACGCCATCGCCCAGCTGCCCATCTATTCGGGCATCGCCTTCCGCTCGCTCTACTGCCTGTGCGCCATCATCCTCACGGGCTTCCACGTCACCAGTTACATGGACAGGATCCGACGCGATCCTTCCAAGAGCCTTGTTCCCGACGCGGACACTTCGGGGCTGACGCTGACCAAGCCGATCGAGGAATACGAGCTGACCGCCCGCGACAAGGCCGTGCTCTCGGTGTTCGTGGCCGGCATGGCCTTCACGATCTTCGGCGTGCTCAGATGGAAATGGTACCTGAACGAGATGGCGGGGCTGTTCCTGCTCATCGGCATCGTCGGCGCTTTTGTGGGCGGTATCCGTCCCAACCGGATGGTGGAGCTGATGATCGAGGGGGCCAAGTCGGTCGCCGGCGGCGCGCTGGCCATCGGCGTGGCTCTGGCCATTCAGGTCGTCATGAAGGACGGCAACATCACCGACGCCGTCATCCACGGGCTGGTCGCGCCGCTGCAGGGGCTCGGCATTTACGCCTCCGCCGTGCTGATGTCGGTCGCCCACTGCCTGATCAACTTCCTGATCCCCTCCGGCTCCGGCCAGGCATTGGCGACGATGCCGGTGATGATCCCGCTCTCCGACCTCGTCGGCATGACGCGCCAGGTCTCCGTGATGGCGTTCCAGATCGGCGACGGCGTCACCAACCTGTGCTATCCCACCGGCGGCGGCATGCTGGCCATGCTGGCTCTGACCCGCGTGCCCTTCGACCGCTGGTTCCGTTTCGTGTTCCCGCTGGTCGTCAAGGTGGTGCTGCTCGGCTGGGTCTTCATGTGCGTGGGAATCGCCATCGGCTGGAATTGA
- a CDS encoding GNAT family N-acetyltransferase: protein MTSRFRAARGGDLEQIEALIDARIRWMDETGIRQWNVTNYREVYPRGYYERMLREGKLFVLDDGGEAVAAAVLLEEDPRWRDAPLPALSVHNLVSSLRGRGAGREFLRLAGERAAALGKRALRLDCAADNAKLNRFYENLGFRAAGTVEDGLYRGLRREKTDLPGRSLDVNAFLFEGYETLDVFGPAEILAHIGDYRLRWFSRGGGEVINAQGLRVLTEPLSAADPRGALLLPGGRGTRPLAGNGEFLAMLRELADASTYCLSVCTGSALLAGCGALDGREATSNKRALAWATSCGEKVLWRDRARWTKDGKFYTSSGVSAGMDMALGFVADRFGRERAAEIARQIEYRWNDDPDDDPFSENSRR from the coding sequence ATGACCTCTCGATTTCGCGCCGCCCGCGGCGGCGACCTGGAACAGATCGAAGCGCTGATCGACGCGCGCATCCGCTGGATGGACGAAACGGGCATCCGGCAGTGGAACGTCACGAACTACCGGGAAGTCTACCCGCGCGGCTACTACGAGCGGATGCTGCGCGAGGGCAAACTGTTCGTGCTCGACGACGGCGGCGAAGCGGTCGCGGCGGCGGTCCTGCTCGAAGAGGATCCGCGCTGGCGCGACGCGCCGCTGCCGGCGCTGTCCGTGCACAACCTGGTCTCGTCGCTGCGCGGCCGCGGTGCGGGACGCGAGTTCCTGCGGCTGGCCGGCGAGCGGGCGGCGGCGCTGGGAAAACGCGCGCTGCGCCTCGACTGCGCCGCGGACAACGCGAAACTGAACCGTTTTTACGAGAATCTCGGCTTCCGCGCCGCCGGGACCGTGGAGGACGGACTATACCGCGGTCTGCGCCGCGAGAAGACCGACCTGCCCGGACGTTCGCTCGACGTGAACGCGTTCCTTTTCGAAGGTTACGAGACGCTCGACGTCTTCGGCCCCGCGGAGATCCTCGCTCACATCGGCGACTACCGGCTGCGCTGGTTCTCGCGCGGCGGCGGCGAGGTGATCAACGCCCAAGGGCTGCGCGTCCTCACCGAACCGCTCTCGGCGGCCGACCCGCGCGGCGCGCTGCTGCTGCCGGGCGGCCGGGGCACGCGGCCGCTGGCCGGCAACGGAGAGTTTCTCGCCATGCTGCGGGAACTGGCCGACGCTTCCACCTACTGCCTGTCCGTCTGCACCGGCTCGGCGCTGCTGGCCGGGTGCGGCGCGCTGGACGGGCGCGAAGCCACGTCGAACAAGCGCGCGCTGGCCTGGGCCACGTCGTGCGGCGAAAAAGTCCTGTGGCGCGACCGCGCGCGCTGGACGAAAGACGGCAAATTCTACACGTCCTCGGGCGTTTCCGCGGGCATGGACATGGCGCTGGGCTTCGTCGCCGACCGCTTCGGCCGCGAACGGGCGGCGGAGATCGCGCGCCAGATCGAGTACCGCTGGAACGACGACCCGGACGACGATCCCTTCTCGGAAAATTCACGGCGTTAG